A genomic segment from Luteibacter aegosomatis encodes:
- a CDS encoding acetyltransferase, giving the protein MDNITIRQSTPEDGERLLALWLRSVRATHTFLSEADIEALIPAVRDGALVFLEVWVLEADGQPIGFMGLDGTKLEALFIDPPHAGKGGGSRLLEHARSRKGALTVDVNEQNPQALDFYRAKGFTVAGRSETDGEGRPFPLLHLVEGVG; this is encoded by the coding sequence ATGGACAACATCACGATCCGGCAGTCCACGCCGGAGGATGGCGAGCGACTCCTCGCCCTGTGGCTGCGCTCGGTGCGCGCTACGCATACCTTCCTGAGCGAGGCGGATATCGAGGCGCTCATTCCCGCCGTGAGGGACGGTGCCCTGGTTTTCCTCGAGGTATGGGTACTGGAGGCCGACGGCCAGCCCATCGGCTTCATGGGCCTGGACGGCACGAAGCTGGAGGCGCTCTTCATCGATCCCCCGCATGCCGGAAAAGGCGGCGGATCGCGCCTGCTCGAGCATGCCCGCTCGCGCAAGGGCGCGCTCACGGTGGACGTGAACGAACAGAACCCGCAAGCGCTCGACTTCTACCGCGCCAAAGGATTCACCGTGGCCGGCCGCTCGGAAACCGACGGCGAGGGCAGGCCGTTTCCGCTACTGCACCTCGTCGAGGGCGTCGGGTAA
- a CDS encoding phosphocholine-specific phospholipase C, whose product MTSEDRRNFLKLSLGAMAAGAMPASIQKALAAPALRRTGTIMDIEHVVILMQENRSFDHYFGSMRGVRGFGDPRPFTLASGKSVWHQPRTPGSDDVLLPFRPEADDLGLQFIEDLPHGWNDTHAAWNAGRYDAWVPSKGTTTMAYLTREDIPFHYALADAFTLCDAYHCSLLTSTDPNRYYMWTGYVGNDGTGGGPVIDNAEKGYGWTTYPERLEAGGVSWKIYQDIGEGLDAAGSWGWTHNPYIGNYGDNSLLYFNPYRNAQPGSALYEKARTGTNALSGQSLFEILRADVMADKLPQVSWIAAPEAYTEHPSWPANYGAWYVDQVLDALTANPEVWGKTALFITYDENDGFFDHVVPPYPPASRDQGLSTVSIDGEIYAGGHGFTTGAYGLGVRVPMMVVSPWSKGGWVCSETYDHTSIIRFLERRFGVREPNISAWRRAICGDLTNAFDFSQRDADAPRLPATTGYRPDQGNHATFHPVAPSTGQRLPEQEPGRRRARALPYAVDVTGRLDLDEGRYWIDFDNTGSAGAFFHVSSAARSDGPWAYTVEAGKRLSDYWTSAYSGNAYDLTVHGPNGFLRQFAGTQPSGAGDRDRMALPEVSIAHSGLPGLLRVVLENHGSRPCFVTVKSNDYGRQPPRRHLLLPGARMESLWDILGSDHWYDLSVTCDTDPRFLRRLAGHRETGRASLSDPALSR is encoded by the coding sequence ATGACCTCGGAAGATCGCCGTAATTTCCTGAAACTGTCACTTGGCGCGATGGCGGCCGGCGCGATGCCGGCGTCGATCCAGAAAGCGCTGGCGGCACCCGCGCTGCGCCGCACCGGCACGATCATGGACATCGAACACGTGGTGATCCTCATGCAGGAGAACCGCTCGTTCGACCACTACTTCGGGAGCATGCGCGGCGTGCGCGGCTTCGGCGATCCGCGCCCCTTCACCCTGGCCAGCGGCAAGTCGGTGTGGCACCAGCCGCGTACGCCCGGCAGCGACGACGTGCTGCTGCCGTTCCGACCCGAGGCCGACGACCTCGGCCTGCAGTTCATCGAAGACCTGCCGCACGGCTGGAACGACACGCATGCGGCCTGGAACGCCGGCCGTTACGACGCCTGGGTGCCGAGCAAGGGCACCACGACCATGGCCTACCTCACTCGCGAAGACATCCCGTTCCACTACGCGCTGGCCGATGCATTCACCCTCTGCGACGCCTACCACTGCTCGCTGCTCACCTCGACCGACCCCAACCGCTACTACATGTGGACGGGCTACGTGGGCAACGACGGCACGGGCGGCGGCCCGGTGATCGACAACGCCGAGAAGGGCTATGGCTGGACGACCTATCCCGAGCGCCTGGAAGCCGGCGGCGTCTCGTGGAAGATCTACCAGGACATCGGCGAAGGCCTCGATGCCGCCGGCTCCTGGGGCTGGACGCACAACCCGTACATCGGCAATTACGGCGACAACTCGCTGCTCTACTTCAACCCGTACCGCAACGCCCAGCCCGGCAGCGCGCTCTACGAGAAGGCACGCACCGGCACGAACGCCCTGTCGGGCCAGTCGCTGTTCGAGATCCTGCGGGCCGACGTGATGGCCGACAAGCTGCCGCAGGTGTCGTGGATCGCGGCTCCCGAGGCGTACACCGAGCACCCGAGCTGGCCGGCGAACTACGGCGCCTGGTACGTCGATCAGGTACTCGACGCGCTCACCGCCAATCCCGAGGTGTGGGGCAAGACGGCGCTCTTCATCACCTATGACGAGAACGACGGCTTCTTCGACCACGTCGTGCCGCCGTATCCGCCCGCATCGCGTGACCAGGGCCTGTCGACGGTAAGCATCGACGGCGAGATCTACGCCGGCGGCCACGGCTTCACCACCGGCGCCTACGGCCTCGGTGTGCGCGTGCCGATGATGGTGGTCTCGCCGTGGAGCAAGGGCGGCTGGGTCTGTTCGGAAACCTACGACCACACCTCGATCATCCGTTTCCTCGAACGCCGTTTCGGCGTGCGCGAGCCGAACATCTCGGCGTGGCGCCGCGCGATCTGCGGCGACCTCACCAACGCCTTCGACTTCTCCCAACGCGACGCCGATGCCCCGCGCCTGCCCGCCACGACGGGCTACCGACCGGACCAGGGCAACCATGCGACCTTCCATCCGGTCGCGCCGTCGACGGGTCAGCGATTGCCCGAGCAGGAACCCGGTCGCCGCCGCGCCCGCGCGTTGCCCTACGCCGTCGACGTCACCGGCCGCCTCGACCTCGACGAAGGCCGCTACTGGATCGACTTCGACAACACGGGCTCGGCCGGTGCGTTCTTCCACGTCTCCTCCGCCGCGCGTTCGGACGGTCCGTGGGCGTATACGGTCGAGGCGGGGAAGCGGCTTTCCGACTATTGGACGAGCGCGTACAGCGGTAACGCCTACGACCTCACCGTGCACGGTCCGAACGGATTCCTGCGCCAGTTCGCCGGCACGCAGCCGTCGGGCGCCGGCGATCGGGATCGCATGGCGCTGCCCGAGGTGAGCATCGCGCATTCGGGTCTTCCGGGACTGCTTCGCGTGGTGCTGGAAAACCACGGCAGCCGTCCGTGCTTCGTCACCGTGAAGTCGAACGACTACGGCCGGCAACCGCCACGCCGCCACCTCCTGCTTCCGGGCGCGAGAATGGAAAGCCTCTGGGACATTCTCGGCAGCGACCACTGGTATGACCTCAGCGTCACCTGCGACACCGATCCGCGCTTCCTGCGCCGGTTGGCGGGGCATCGGGAGACCGGCAGGGCGTCGTTGAGCGATCCGGCGTTGTCGCGCTGA
- a CDS encoding alpha-L-rhamnosidase: protein MDAPTYVDVARPRFSWIVRASRNGTVQTGYRLVVGQGGNTVWDSGEVRSDRSFDVAYAGPALRAGEHYDWRVDVHTSEGDASTASHFDTALDDSQWAVARWIGKADANDLAAPLLRKTFHTEGQVVRAMLYVAAGGYADVTLDGRAVGDAVLSPGFTDYGKRVEVVATELSLTPGSHTLGVELGRGFFGLTNPNVWHWERAPWHGQPRFRALLRIVHADGRVEDVATGHDWQLADGPTVLDDLYGGEHYDARRATPRAWKPAAELPAPAGRLAAQIEPPIRIVSTLDATSVSEPKPGVFVFAFPRVIAGWAAFDASGPAGSTVVARYGEKLMSDGTVDARDEHHYFKQGFQTDRLTLAGGRTRWHPRFSYKGFRYVQVEGWPGRPSLDAVKAQVVHSDVAVTGRFDSSNDLLNWIHRAAVDTMLNNLYGIPTDTPMYEKNGWTGDGMLGADMFLRNFDASRLLAKWVRDIADARNAQGAPLLIAPNPGWGDVRAPTWHAAYVLVPWSLWTYAGDRGPIDEHLDGIAGYVAMEDARSPGGIADTELGDWVSPETDPAGENAPEDKRVAATAYLYRMERTVADMYRLKGDAVAAARFDGMAAKVRDAFNRRFLDGDHYRGENDRGYRQAHQLLALGFGLVPHALRDRVAAGVAADAKSRGDHLDTGALATKLILPVLTATGHADEAWAIATQVSFPSWGFWRANGATSLWEHWKLASRSRGHYFLGTVDDWLFEDVAGLRPLAPGWKRIGVKPALTAWLDHASAAVMTPYGEASVAWRRDGREVTIDVVVPVGAQASVGLPGKTEVVFGSGRHVLRLR from the coding sequence ATGGATGCCCCAACCTACGTGGACGTGGCGCGGCCGCGTTTTTCGTGGATCGTGCGGGCGTCACGCAACGGCACGGTGCAGACCGGTTATCGGCTCGTGGTCGGGCAGGGCGGAAATACGGTCTGGGATAGCGGTGAGGTGCGTTCCGACCGGTCGTTCGACGTGGCCTATGCGGGACCGGCGCTTCGTGCCGGCGAACACTACGACTGGCGCGTGGACGTGCATACCTCAGAGGGTGACGCCTCCACCGCATCGCATTTCGATACCGCTCTGGATGACTCGCAATGGGCGGTCGCACGTTGGATCGGCAAGGCCGACGCGAACGATCTCGCGGCCCCGTTGTTGAGGAAGACCTTCCATACCGAGGGCCAGGTCGTGCGCGCCATGCTCTACGTGGCCGCCGGCGGGTATGCCGACGTCACGCTCGACGGTCGGGCGGTCGGCGACGCGGTGCTCTCACCGGGCTTCACCGACTACGGCAAGCGCGTGGAGGTCGTGGCGACCGAACTGTCGCTCACACCGGGGTCGCATACGCTGGGCGTCGAGCTCGGTCGCGGCTTCTTCGGCCTCACCAACCCGAACGTTTGGCATTGGGAGCGAGCCCCCTGGCATGGTCAGCCGCGCTTCCGTGCCTTGCTGCGCATCGTCCATGCGGACGGCCGCGTCGAGGACGTCGCGACGGGTCACGATTGGCAGCTGGCCGACGGTCCCACCGTGCTCGACGACCTGTACGGCGGCGAGCACTACGATGCCCGTCGCGCGACGCCCCGCGCATGGAAGCCCGCGGCCGAACTGCCCGCACCGGCGGGACGCCTGGCGGCGCAGATCGAACCGCCGATCCGCATCGTGTCCACGCTGGACGCGACCTCGGTCAGCGAACCGAAGCCGGGCGTGTTCGTGTTCGCCTTTCCGCGCGTCATCGCCGGATGGGCGGCGTTCGACGCCAGCGGGCCGGCAGGTAGCACGGTCGTCGCCCGCTATGGCGAAAAGCTCATGTCCGACGGTACGGTCGATGCGCGCGACGAACATCACTATTTCAAGCAGGGCTTCCAGACCGATCGCCTGACGCTGGCCGGGGGACGCACGCGTTGGCATCCGCGTTTTTCCTACAAGGGATTTCGTTACGTGCAGGTCGAAGGCTGGCCGGGCAGGCCGTCCCTCGACGCGGTAAAAGCGCAGGTCGTGCATAGCGATGTCGCGGTCACGGGACGGTTCGACAGCAGCAACGACCTGCTGAACTGGATCCATCGTGCCGCGGTCGACACCATGCTCAACAACCTGTACGGCATCCCCACCGACACGCCGATGTACGAGAAGAACGGCTGGACGGGCGACGGCATGCTCGGTGCCGACATGTTCCTGCGTAACTTCGACGCGAGCCGCCTGCTCGCCAAGTGGGTGCGGGACATCGCCGATGCGCGCAACGCGCAGGGCGCGCCGCTGCTGATCGCGCCGAACCCCGGTTGGGGCGACGTGCGCGCGCCCACCTGGCACGCCGCCTACGTGCTCGTGCCGTGGTCGTTGTGGACGTATGCCGGCGACCGTGGGCCGATCGACGAACACCTCGATGGCATCGCCGGTTACGTCGCCATGGAAGACGCGCGTTCGCCCGGCGGTATCGCCGATACCGAACTGGGCGATTGGGTGAGTCCCGAGACCGATCCGGCCGGCGAGAACGCGCCGGAGGACAAGCGTGTCGCCGCGACGGCCTACCTGTATCGCATGGAACGCACCGTGGCCGACATGTATCGCCTCAAGGGTGATGCCGTGGCCGCCGCGCGTTTCGACGGCATGGCGGCGAAGGTGCGGGACGCGTTCAACCGGCGTTTCCTCGACGGCGACCATTACCGCGGCGAGAACGACCGGGGATACCGGCAGGCCCACCAGCTCCTGGCGCTCGGTTTCGGACTCGTTCCGCACGCACTTCGTGATCGCGTGGCCGCCGGCGTCGCGGCCGATGCGAAGTCCCGGGGCGATCACCTGGACACCGGTGCGCTCGCCACCAAGCTGATCCTTCCCGTACTCACGGCTACGGGGCATGCGGACGAGGCGTGGGCCATCGCCACGCAGGTCAGCTTTCCGAGCTGGGGCTTCTGGCGCGCGAACGGAGCCACGAGTCTCTGGGAACACTGGAAACTCGCGTCGCGCTCGCGCGGGCATTATTTCCTCGGCACCGTCGACGATTGGCTGTTCGAGGACGTGGCGGGACTGCGGCCGCTGGCGCCCGGCTGGAAACGCATCGGGGTGAAACCCGCGCTGACGGCATGGCTGGACCATGCCTCGGCGGCGGTGATGACGCCTTATGGCGAGGCGTCGGTGGCCTGGCGCAGGGACGGACGCGAGGTGACCATCGACGTGGTGGTGCCGGTGGGGGCACAAGCGTCCGTCGGGCTTCCGGGGAAAACCGAAGTCGTTTTCGGCAGCGGGAGGCATGTGCTTCGCCTGCGATAG
- a CDS encoding NAD(P)H-dependent flavin oxidoreductase: protein MAQNNRILELFGIERPIVQAPMAGATTPDMVIAASEAGGLGSLPGAALSVEQMTAALETIRIATTKPINLNFFAHTAPPPDPAAQMAWRATLAPYYVERGLDPAAPLPAGGRAPFDEAYCALVEAYRPEVVSFHFGLPQGALLDRVKRTGAKVIASATTVAEARWLAARDVDAVIAMGYEAGGHRGNFLGDDMATQVGTMALVPQVVDAVAVPVIAAGGIADPRGVRAAFALGASAVQVGTAYLFTPEARITAFHREALHAATDDGTAVTNVFTGRPARGILNRLMREVGPLSDVAPAFPTAAAALVPLRAVTEKVNEPDFSNMWAGQAAALARDMTSAELTRYLGDAAHG from the coding sequence ATGGCCCAAAACAACCGCATCCTGGAGCTGTTCGGCATCGAGCGGCCCATCGTGCAAGCGCCCATGGCCGGGGCGACCACGCCGGACATGGTGATCGCGGCGAGCGAGGCCGGCGGCCTCGGCTCGTTGCCCGGCGCGGCGTTGTCGGTAGAGCAGATGACGGCGGCGCTGGAGACGATTCGCATCGCCACGACGAAGCCGATCAACCTCAACTTCTTCGCGCACACCGCGCCGCCGCCCGATCCCGCCGCGCAGATGGCCTGGCGCGCGACGCTCGCGCCTTATTACGTCGAGCGCGGACTCGATCCCGCCGCGCCGTTGCCGGCCGGGGGACGGGCGCCGTTCGACGAGGCGTACTGTGCGCTCGTCGAGGCCTATCGGCCCGAGGTGGTGAGCTTCCACTTCGGTTTGCCGCAGGGGGCGTTGCTCGATCGCGTGAAGCGCACGGGGGCGAAGGTGATCGCGTCCGCCACGACGGTGGCCGAAGCGCGATGGCTGGCCGCGCGCGATGTCGATGCCGTCATCGCCATGGGTTACGAGGCGGGCGGCCATCGCGGCAATTTCCTCGGCGACGACATGGCGACCCAGGTGGGCACGATGGCGCTCGTGCCGCAGGTGGTCGACGCGGTGGCGGTTCCGGTGATCGCCGCCGGCGGCATCGCCGATCCGCGCGGCGTGCGAGCCGCGTTCGCGCTCGGCGCATCGGCCGTCCAGGTGGGCACGGCATATCTTTTCACTCCCGAGGCCAGGATCACGGCGTTCCATCGTGAAGCCCTCCATGCGGCGACCGACGACGGCACGGCGGTGACCAACGTCTTCACCGGCCGCCCGGCGCGCGGCATCCTCAACCGCCTGATGCGCGAGGTCGGGCCCCTGTCCGACGTGGCGCCGGCGTTTCCGACCGCGGCGGCCGCTCTGGTACCGCTGCGCGCAGTGACGGAGAAAGTGAACGAACCGGACTTCAGCAACATGTGGGCGGGGCAGGCCGCCGCCCTCGCGAGGGACATGACCTCGGCCGAGCTGACCCGCTACCTCGGCGACGCGGCACATGGGTAG
- a CDS encoding tautomerase family protein — protein sequence MPYVNIKVTREGTAPGASATTPEQKKALIKGVSELLLDVMGKPLSATFVVIEEVELENWGVGGVTTPEYRQQQLDAESK from the coding sequence ATGCCGTACGTGAACATCAAGGTGACCCGCGAAGGCACCGCGCCGGGCGCGAGCGCCACCACCCCGGAACAGAAAAAGGCCCTCATCAAGGGCGTGAGCGAGCTGCTTCTCGACGTCATGGGAAAGCCGTTGAGCGCCACCTTCGTGGTGATCGAGGAGGTGGAACTGGAGAACTGGGGCGTGGGTGGCGTCACCACGCCGGAATACCGGCAGCAACAGCTCGATGCCGAGTCAAAGTAA
- a CDS encoding LysR family transcriptional regulator → MTEQKRTDPDWQDLRVFLALGRHGSLSAAARALAVNHATVARRIQSLEASLGEKLVERRPDGYVLTPAGVRTLSAAGDMETAVQTLGRGDGDDAPRGTVRVNAPPGLSQGFLIERLAELPLRHPGLDIDLATDLRSVSLERHETDIAIRVDRPLDGDFVARPLGRMAYGFYGTPSLCERMANGAPPVFIGFNEANAYLPEAAWLSREYPQARIAFRANNQFAQATAARSGVGLALLPHYIGRQVTELRSCEMPAVPPARDIWVLTRRQDRKDLPIRVVVEHVTKAFADEKGSFEA, encoded by the coding sequence ATGACTGAGCAGAAACGCACAGATCCCGACTGGCAGGACCTCCGCGTCTTCCTGGCGCTGGGACGGCACGGCAGCCTTTCCGCCGCCGCCCGCGCCCTGGCGGTAAACCACGCCACCGTAGCCCGGCGCATCCAGTCGCTGGAGGCGAGTCTCGGCGAGAAGCTGGTCGAACGGCGTCCCGACGGCTACGTGCTCACGCCCGCCGGAGTCCGTACGTTGTCCGCCGCCGGCGACATGGAAACCGCCGTGCAGACCCTCGGGCGTGGCGACGGCGACGACGCGCCGCGCGGCACCGTCCGCGTCAACGCACCCCCGGGGCTGTCGCAGGGATTCCTCATCGAACGACTGGCCGAGTTGCCACTGCGCCATCCAGGGCTCGACATCGACCTCGCCACGGACCTGCGCTCGGTCAGCCTGGAACGTCACGAAACGGATATCGCCATACGCGTGGATCGTCCGCTGGACGGCGACTTCGTCGCCCGCCCGCTGGGCCGCATGGCCTATGGTTTCTACGGCACGCCTTCGCTGTGCGAACGCATGGCGAACGGCGCGCCGCCGGTGTTCATCGGTTTCAACGAAGCGAACGCCTATCTTCCCGAGGCGGCGTGGCTGTCGCGGGAATACCCGCAGGCACGCATCGCCTTCCGCGCGAACAACCAGTTCGCCCAGGCGACGGCCGCGCGCTCGGGCGTGGGGCTCGCGTTGTTGCCGCATTACATCGGGCGGCAGGTAACGGAACTGCGTTCGTGCGAGATGCCCGCGGTGCCGCCCGCTCGGGACATATGGGTGTTGACGCGCCGGCAGGACCGGAAGGATCTACCGATACGCGTGGTCGTGGAGCATGTGACGAAGGCCTTTGCCGACGAGAAGGGATCGTTCGAAGCGTGA
- a CDS encoding glycoside hydrolase family 97 protein — protein sequence MRNRLLLLAASLFSFPAFAMPEATLNLRDGGKPVLSIRPDGIAPIEVTLGLRLADEDLTQGFALAGSSKRQWDEHYRMPTGKRLEREAHFRETRYALRKPSGERLDVVVRSTADGVAFRYEIPGRSSATVTGEATGFTLPGDAPAWLLPYSPEYEKERMQATAASAPAGDYGYPSLFRLGDTYVLLTEANNDGRYDGSRLGHAANSGTYALMLADPSVQATDVTPWRVAIMGDLARVTESTLVDDLADPSRLTDTAWIKPGKVSWSWLSEHQSPSDFERQKAYVDFAARHHLPYTLVDEGWSDAWVPELVRYANAKHVDILLWFNWAKLDTAAKRTAELRKVKAWGVKGVKIDFMESDSQDRYRWYDATLADTAALHLMVDFHGATIPHGLARTWPHLVTMEGVRGAENDPPVVGNTIQPFTRNVVGSMDYTPVAFDAGRKQASIAHEVALPIVFESGLTHLADRPEAYEKRPVAMAFLEQVPTVWDETKLLSGTPGRDAVFARRSGDRWFVGAIEAGGARKLTADLSKLGGGPWHADIVRDGDGRGDVVRTSREVAKGGSLAFDVPLNGGFAAILCAMPESAKNGTCYR from the coding sequence GTGCGTAATCGCCTTCTCCTGCTCGCCGCCTCGCTGTTTTCCTTTCCCGCCTTCGCCATGCCCGAGGCCACGCTGAACCTTCGCGACGGCGGAAAACCGGTGCTCTCCATCCGGCCCGACGGCATCGCGCCCATCGAGGTCACGCTCGGCCTGCGCCTGGCCGACGAAGACCTCACCCAGGGTTTCGCCTTGGCCGGCTCGTCGAAGCGACAGTGGGACGAGCATTACCGCATGCCCACCGGCAAGCGGCTCGAGCGCGAGGCGCACTTTCGCGAAACGCGCTACGCCTTGCGTAAGCCGTCGGGAGAACGGCTCGACGTGGTCGTGCGCAGCACGGCCGACGGCGTCGCCTTCCGATACGAGATACCAGGGCGCTCGTCGGCGACGGTGACCGGGGAAGCCACCGGCTTCACCCTCCCTGGCGATGCACCGGCGTGGTTGCTGCCCTACAGTCCCGAATACGAAAAGGAGCGCATGCAGGCCACCGCGGCCAGCGCGCCGGCCGGCGATTACGGCTATCCGTCGTTGTTTCGCCTCGGCGACACCTATGTCCTGCTGACCGAGGCCAACAACGACGGACGTTACGACGGCAGCCGGCTCGGGCACGCCGCGAATTCGGGCACCTACGCGCTCATGCTGGCCGATCCGAGCGTGCAGGCCACCGACGTCACGCCGTGGCGCGTCGCGATCATGGGCGACCTGGCCAGGGTGACCGAATCCACGCTGGTCGACGATCTCGCCGATCCCTCGCGCTTGACCGACACCGCCTGGATCAAGCCGGGCAAGGTCTCATGGTCGTGGCTGAGCGAACACCAAAGCCCCTCGGACTTCGAACGTCAGAAGGCCTACGTCGATTTCGCCGCCCGCCACCACCTGCCCTATACGCTGGTCGACGAAGGCTGGAGCGATGCCTGGGTACCGGAACTCGTGCGATACGCCAACGCGAAGCACGTGGACATCCTGCTGTGGTTCAACTGGGCGAAGCTCGACACGGCCGCCAAGCGAACGGCCGAGCTGCGCAAGGTGAAGGCCTGGGGCGTGAAGGGCGTGAAGATCGATTTCATGGAATCGGACTCGCAGGACCGCTACCGTTGGTACGACGCCACGTTGGCCGACACGGCCGCCCTGCACCTCATGGTGGATTTCCACGGCGCCACCATTCCGCACGGCCTGGCGCGCACGTGGCCGCACCTTGTCACGATGGAAGGCGTTCGCGGTGCGGAGAACGACCCGCCCGTCGTGGGCAACACCATCCAGCCCTTTACGCGCAACGTCGTGGGATCGATGGATTACACGCCGGTGGCTTTCGACGCGGGACGCAAGCAAGCCTCGATCGCGCACGAAGTGGCCCTGCCCATCGTCTTCGAATCGGGCCTGACGCACCTGGCCGATCGCCCCGAAGCCTATGAAAAGCGCCCCGTGGCCATGGCCTTCCTCGAGCAGGTACCCACCGTGTGGGACGAAACGAAACTGCTCTCCGGCACGCCCGGCCGGGATGCCGTGTTCGCACGTCGCAGCGGCGATCGCTGGTTCGTCGGTGCCATCGAGGCGGGCGGTGCGCGCAAGCTCACCGCCGACCTGTCGAAGCTCGGCGGCGGTCCATGGCATGCCGACATCGTGCGCGACGGCGATGGCCGCGGCGACGTGGTCCGGACGTCCCGCGAGGTCGCGAAGGGCGGCTCGCTCGCGTTCGACGTACCGCTCAATGGCGGTTTCGCGGCGATACTCTGCGCCATGCCGGAGAGCGCCAAGAACGGGACGTGCTATCGCTGA
- a CDS encoding DUF4265 domain-containing protein, with translation MKHQERGLVVAHKHPVWRDRATSVFHMLAGVHGGRSRWEQLWWRRTARGRFTLCCIPFLIDDLALGDEVETNACHIVRRIARRSGQVTFRVRIGGHEPGMRDQVLKASEVFEPLAEWSAPNLLALSVHESRARPLGDRLAILAGQKMIEVDTGRIADGHRSPVQR, from the coding sequence ATGAAACATCAGGAGCGCGGACTCGTCGTCGCCCACAAGCACCCCGTCTGGCGGGACAGGGCGACCAGCGTTTTCCACATGCTCGCCGGCGTCCATGGCGGACGCAGTCGATGGGAACAGCTCTGGTGGCGCAGGACGGCGCGTGGGCGCTTCACGCTGTGCTGCATACCGTTCCTCATCGACGACCTCGCGCTCGGCGATGAAGTGGAGACCAATGCCTGTCACATCGTTCGTCGCATCGCGCGCCGCTCCGGCCAGGTGACCTTCAGGGTGCGCATCGGCGGGCACGAGCCCGGCATGCGCGACCAGGTGCTCAAGGCCAGCGAGGTGTTCGAGCCGCTGGCGGAATGGTCGGCTCCCAACCTGCTTGCCCTGAGCGTCCACGAATCGCGCGCCAGGCCACTGGGCGACCGGCTGGCCATCCTTGCCGGGCAGAAGATGATCGAAGTCGACACGGGGCGCATCGCCGACGGGCATCGGTCGCCGGTTCAGCGATAG
- a CDS encoding class I SAM-dependent methyltransferase has product MSHYTGPLLTRDIATDLLAARDAGSTSWTGSFDLGRSQSSAVLSPDGWRWHDRDHPYPSRLRDRTIYYLDGEDFEPVSRFSGSLIKLVPTEWGAPTFEIDGIKMLPTAKESPLDDARRKVALVEPRGKSVLDTCGGLGYFAACCLDAGVASIRSFEKNDDVLWLRTINAWSPDPASAESGGRLSLTHADVADAIQGIADASMDAVLHDPPRFGIAGELYSQAFYDQLARVIRRGGRLFHYTGSPNRLTSGRDVPREVVKRLEKAGFVARPELDGVFATRR; this is encoded by the coding sequence ATGTCTCATTACACCGGGCCGCTGCTCACCCGCGACATCGCCACCGACCTCCTCGCCGCCCGCGATGCCGGGAGTACGTCGTGGACGGGATCGTTCGACCTCGGGCGTTCGCAAAGCTCGGCCGTGCTCTCGCCGGACGGCTGGCGGTGGCATGACCGCGACCATCCGTACCCGTCCCGCCTCAGGGACCGCACGATCTACTACCTCGACGGTGAGGATTTCGAACCCGTTTCGCGGTTTTCGGGCTCGCTCATCAAGCTGGTGCCCACCGAGTGGGGTGCTCCCACCTTCGAGATCGACGGCATCAAGATGCTGCCCACCGCGAAGGAGTCGCCCCTCGACGATGCGCGGCGCAAGGTGGCGCTGGTCGAACCGCGCGGCAAGTCCGTGCTGGATACGTGCGGCGGCCTGGGCTATTTCGCGGCCTGCTGCCTCGATGCGGGCGTGGCGAGCATCCGTTCGTTCGAGAAGAACGACGACGTGCTGTGGCTTCGCACGATCAATGCCTGGTCGCCCGATCCGGCATCCGCCGAAAGCGGCGGCCGCCTGTCGCTCACCCACGCCGACGTCGCCGACGCCATCCAGGGCATCGCCGATGCCTCGATGGACGCCGTGCTGCACGATCCGCCTCGGTTCGGCATCGCAGGCGAGCTGTATTCCCAGGCGTTCTACGACCAGTTGGCCCGCGTGATACGGCGCGGCGGGCGCCTGTTCCACTACACCGGAAGCCCCAACAGGCTCACCAGCGGACGCGACGTGCCACGGGAAGTCGTCAAACGTCTCGAAAAAGCCGGCTTCGTCGCCCGTCCGGAACTCGACGGCGTCTTCGCCACCCGGCGCTGA